The sequence below is a genomic window from Halosolutus gelatinilyticus.
GTCGCGGGCTCGTCGAGCGCGTCGAGGATGTCGGACTCCGAGGCGTCGCGCGCCAGTACGTCGCCGTTGCGCCAGACGTCGACGCCGAGCGGCGACGGATCGATCCCGAGTTCCTCCTCGATCGCGCCGACGGTGCTGCCGGGGCCGAAGACGTAGGTGCGTTCGGCCTCGACCTCGCGTGCGAACCCGGACGCCAATCCGTCGACGTTCCCGCTGGAGATCTGCTTGCTCGACTGGACGTCGGGGGCGACGGGGACCGGAACCACGGCCTTCAGCTCCGTCCGCACCTCGCCCTCGCGGTAGGCCGCTTCGTCGATGTCGTTGACCTCGCGGTCCTCGACCCGATCGAACTCGGCGGCGATTCGTCCCGCGTCGGCGGGCGTGACGCCGAACACCGACGAGTAGATCTTGACGCCCGCGGGCACGCCGAGCATCGGCGTTTCGGCGCCGTCCGCGTCGAGGACTTCGGCGACGTCGACCGCGGTCCCGTCGCCGCCGACGAAGAGCACGAGGTCGACGCCGCGATCGAGGAAGGCCCGAACGGCGTTGCGAGTGTCCGCGGCCGACGTCCCCGGCTCGGCCGGATCGATCGACCTGGACGGTCCCGCGGCCCCGTTCGTCGCGTCGGCCGTCCCCTCGCCTCCCGTTCGGGGGTCGTAGACGACTTCGGGCTCGTACCCCGCGTCGCGAGCGGCGTCCGCGCCCAGCACGGTCGCCGCCGCGTAGACCGCGAGGTCGGGATTCCGGCGGTATAGCGACGACAGCGCCTCTTTAGCTCGATCGGGCGCGCGCGGTTCGGCTCCCCGACGACGCGCTTCCGCGACGTTTCCGTCGGTTCCCTTCAACCCGACCCGACCGCCCATGCCCGCGATCGGATTCACGACGACGCCGAGCGACTCCATGGCGGACACATCGGGCGCCGGCACAAAGAGGCGTACGGTAGCGGGGTGGAAAATCGCGTCCGCGATCCCGAGCCGCGCCACTGCGGCGATTCCCGACGATTTCTGAACCGTTAAGAGGGCACGGGACCGATCGACGCCCATGACCGAACTGTCCACCGTTCTCGCGTCGGACCCGGCACTGCCGATGGAGATCGTCGGCCCGGGGGTACTGGTACTCAGCCTGCTCGTGACGCTGCTCTGGATCGCCTACTTCTACCGGTAGCGGCTAGCGGGGTGACTCGACTCG
It includes:
- a CDS encoding ATP-NAD kinase family protein, whose product is MESLGVVVNPIAGMGGRVGLKGTDGNVAEARRRGAEPRAPDRAKEALSSLYRRNPDLAVYAAATVLGADAARDAGYEPEVVYDPRTGGEGTADATNGAAGPSRSIDPAEPGTSAADTRNAVRAFLDRGVDLVLFVGGDGTAVDVAEVLDADGAETPMLGVPAGVKIYSSVFGVTPADAGRIAAEFDRVEDREVNDIDEAAYREGEVRTELKAVVPVPVAPDVQSSKQISSGNVDGLASGFAREVEAERTYVFGPGSTVGAIEEELGIDPSPLGVDVWRNGDVLARDASESDILDALDEPATIVVSPIGGQGFIFGRGNHQLSPAVIERADEIEVVASESKLDAIAALRVDIDDPAVDEELRGWVQVRTGRFTTRLVKVV